The Plasmodium knowlesi strain H genome assembly, chromosome: 14 genome has a segment encoding these proteins:
- a CDS encoding tryptophan-rich antigen has product MDLSEYIPYMDPIQDRLRNAINLSRESLLSKSNSNNVAPFIYVILFTLAAVLLFINRLPQKKNDEIPETPEDIACYKEIAHEQGQIEKSEELKKYAWNNWFMKLETDWSYFNASLESEKWTWLLGKENEWKEWLQHMENRWTHYNENIDAAFKSSILENSENWDESQWENWIKNDGKKMMQMNYSKWIGDNYSHYNAWIIKKWEEWKSEKIRTWLLKDWRRKEFEYWQKYKCLTLPEPLFERAENNWNKWNRRLYKEKEEWKEWVAEKYEFYQNSECKKWKKWNDSKDVLFNNWVESFISTWIAEKKWNVWMKEKKVKAHPEQKNYEEDHIVTL; this is encoded by the exons ATGGATTTAAGTGAGTATATACCTTATATGGACCCCATACAAGATAGGCTTAGGAATGCAATAAACCTAAGTAGGGAAAGCCTACTGTCAAAAAGTAACTCGAATAACGTTGCTCCGTTTATATATGTCATCTTATTTACTCTGGCAGCTGTCCTCCTCTTCATAAATCGCCTCCCACag aaaaaaaatgatgaaatacCAGAGACCCCAGAAGATATAGCATGCTACAAAGAAATTGCCCATGAACAAGGACAAATTGAGAAGTCAgaagaattgaaaaagtATGCATGGAATAACTGGTTTATGAAACTGGAAACAGACTGGAGTTATTTCAATGCGTCTCTCGAGAGTGAAAAATGGACATGGCTTctaggaaaagaaaatgaatggaAAGAGTGGCTACAGCATATGGAAAACAGATGGACACATTATAACGAAAATATAGACGCAGCATTTAAATCCAGTATTTTAGAAAATTCAGAAAATTGGGATGAAAGTCAATGGGAAAACTGGATTAAAAATGACggaaagaaaatgatgcAAATGAATTACAGTAAATGGATTGGTGATAATTATTCTCATTATAATGCTTggattattaaaaaatgggaagaatggAAGAGCGAAAAAATTCGCACCTGGTTATTAAAAGATTGGAGACGTAAAGAATTTGAATACTGGCAGAAATATAAATGTTTGACCTTACCAGAACCATTATTTGAAAGGGCAGAAAATAACTGGAATAAATGGAATAGAAGGTTatacaaagaaaaagaagagtggaaaGAATGGGTTGccgaaaaatatgaattttaTCAAAACAGTGagtgcaaaaaatggaagaaatggaatgaTAGTAAAGACGTGTTGTTTAACAATTGGGTAGAATCATTTATCAGCACATGGatagcagaaaaaaagtggaacgtCTGgatgaaagagaaaaaagtgaaagcgCATCCTGAGCAGAAAAATTACGAAGAAGATCATATTGTGACATTATAA